One Megalopta genalis isolate 19385.01 chromosome 5, iyMegGena1_principal, whole genome shotgun sequence DNA window includes the following coding sequences:
- the LOC117226994 gene encoding uncharacterized protein LOC117226994 isoform X5 produces MAWFGTQRWRNPAPEINRYVCSRGDDVQRSIELLDKVLSEYDEHEPEGEDAGGGDGVDQVVGVGGGGGGGGGSGGSDGGGGDGDGGGVRGVGDVGDCGSSTEPSIGLTPDDESPSLGHQSEDDGYMSMNGRKAKMALVALRPVPDCPEPQDPTQGLPAQEFPPPPEEAERIISTLLPMVSPGNSSKRSARSADRRAGMQQWMIAMEDGVRDANGSAVTTQTTLPKTRHQRPYGWKNGASEPFKLTSFGQSPPPSKFASLPFDGKLSFGWIPPRTNPMVAERHREVRRRSSEEEEEEEEEEEEEEEEEDEEEDEEDEEVEEDEEEEEEEERFKRPEREARNHRQSFDGEKDRPSLLRKQRQHEMMKSSSVEDRLLMNHDRRVDQQRDRRRTDSDSSEGRFSRHSESERSSIPRSSSVSVERFSMRAICDSSDFSRANSTSNSNERFHSDFSIAVASAGSNDRVSVPTSDPFSIRNLDFVSFSLPNRADSSERFSAPTSDRCSEERYSDMFSTRNSDFSTRNSTDFRTQSEEERFSDDSLEELLPPPPPPPPLPIGKRHSIAWEVSLEDDPLYAPGSTKVIGRRRRKSSDMSSAGSVSKLRDFDDWQDQRLSTTDDDLISPYSDSSTNELDQIRPRDLTKNGTYVIRRGRKRERKGLPRAPTKTRSLSFENGEETRLSDAKRYSSTFDNIRSLLREGKTESQPQNGPASEFPSAVPPDLVRVVSLPAINDEIGARGQLEVTVEEEETSDVSDKDKTRDRAQLAGRLSPSVEIHRRSKAEDEPTRVSISTSRSCSNNSWGRNNVSKVEETSHARKSPNIGRAEHRPASKIPVNLLIEEQIVKKALKENRRQLEKVSDAIKEIESVKNSESYSENKRWKTVGDCRSSSSTSSANIKRNSLEIEPGDRKALEGLPEARPRRRHDSDIDPEILKSEIEFEASRSNGTDVVYGSERRSRQNGVVESHKNDQKQIENVIDAILEDSKNPEFQVSVEVLEFPPLPPSPVEEADEENSDVGQSAVTPRPKAHSSNRTMEYRPRVPPHRGPTACLSSESKDHQASLNTRSMDAGYSRGRRTPATTATSRREQQIPAERRTLPTDLPGPSRRRPLTKRHSPSTDPCSSSSGSGSNGNGNGIVGGPANGIGSSIGTTGPIAGNVSAGSGMQTSCSLPETPVFARGSDVPRTPQHAGNPTQTRRQPGWYAPTTATTGYRRNNPGLEQAIIGTELLRLAGGPNRGWYPTRKANQPRPASIEHLERLNNAFDARLTGPGDQRKPLTLPTNITPNKYFGQRNGSKDGKGGKDAAAPCGGPYAAAECGDAPKKKGFFKGFWKRSRHYSLENQ; encoded by the exons AATCAACCGATACGTTTGTTCCAGAGGTGACGATGTGCAACGATCGATCGAGCTGCTGGACAAAGTGCTCTCCGAGTACGACGAGCACGAGCCAGAGGGTGAAGACGCCGGAGGTGGAGACGGTGTCGACCAAGTCGTCGGCGTCGGCGGAGGAGGCGGTGGTGGCGGAGGAAGCGGAGGAAGCGACGGAGGAGGCGGGGACGGAGACGGTGGAGGAGTCAGGGGAGTCGGAGACGTCGGGGATTGTGGAAGCAGCACCGAGCCGAGCATTGGTCTCACACCCGACGACGAGAGTCCGTCCTTAG GACACCAATCCGAGGACGACGGTTACATGAGCATGAATGGCCGGAAAGCGAAAATGGCCCTGGTAGCGCTGCGTCCGGTTCCCGATTGTCCAGAGCCGCAGGATCCCACGCAAGGCTTGCCCGCGCAAGAGTTCCCTCCGCCGCCGGAGGAGGCCGAGAGGATCATTTCTACCTTGTTACCGAT GGTGTCCCCGGGAAACTCCTCGAAGAGAAGCGCCCGTTCCGCCGATCGTCGCGCCGGAATGCAGCAGTGGATGATCGCCATGGAGGACGGCGTTCGAGACGCCAACGGAAGCGCGGTCACCACGCAAACCACGCTA CCTAAAACGCGCCACCAGAGACCGTACGGCTGGAAGAACGGCGCGTCGGAGCCTTTCAAGCTGACGAGCTTCGGCCAGAGCCCTCCGCCGAGCAAGTTCGCCAGCCTGCCGTTCGACGGGAAGCTGTCCTTCGGTTGGATCCCGCCGAGGACGAATCCGATGGTGGCCGAGAGACACCGAGAGGTGCGTCGTCGTTCCtcggaggaggaggaagaggaggaggaggaggaggaggaagaagaggaggaagaggacgaagaggaggacgaggaggacgaggaggtcgaagaggacgaagaggaggaggaggaggaggagcggTTCAAGAGACCGGAGAGAGAGGCTCGGAACCATCGGCAGAGCTTCGACGGGGAGAAAGATCGGCCTTCGCTGCTGCGGAAGCAGCGCCAGCACGAGATGATGAAATCGAGCAGCGTGGAGGATCGGCTGCTGATGAATCACGATCGCAGAGTCGATCAGCAGCGCGACAGGAGGAGAACCGACTCGGACTCCAGCGAGGGCCGCTTCTCCAGACACTCGGAGTCCGAGCGGTCCTCGATCCCTCGGTCCAGCTCCGTCAGCGTCGAGAGGTTCTCGATGCGGGCGATCTGCGACTCGTCCGACTTCTCGAGAGCGAACTCGACCTCGAACTCCAACGAGAGGTTCCACTCGGACTTCTCGATAGCTGTGGCCAGCGCCGGCTCCAACGACCGCGTCTCCGTGCCGACCTCCGACCCCTTCTCCATCCGCAACCTTGACTTCGTCTCGTTCTCCCTGCCCAACCGAGCCGACTCCAGCGAACGTTTCTCCGCGCCGACCTCGGACAGGTGCTCCGAGGAGCGCTACTCGGACATGTTCTCCACCAGGAACTCGGACTTCTCCACCAGGAACTCCACGGACTTTCGGACCCAGTCCGAGGAGGAACGGTTCTCGGACGACTCGCTGGAGGAGCTTCTGCCTCCTCCGCCTCCCCCGCCGCCTCTGCCCATCGGCAAGAGGCACTCCATCGCTTGGGAGGTCTCCCTGGAGGACGACCCGTTGTACGCGCCTGGCAGCACCAAGGTCATCGGCAGGAGACGGCGCAAGAGCAGCGACATGTCCA GCGCCGGATCGGTCTCGAAGCTGCGCGACTTCGACGACTGGCAGGACCAGCGGCTGTCGACGACGGACGACGACCTGATCTCGCCGTACTCGGACTCGTCGACGAACGAGCTGGACCAGATTCGACCTCGTGACCTGACCAAGAACGGCACCTACGTGATCCGCCGTGGCCGGAAAAGGGAGCGGAAGGGACTGCCGAGGGCTCCGACCAAAACCAGGAGCCTGTCCTTCGAGAACGGAGAGGAAACCCGGCTGTCGGACGCGAAACGGTACTCCAGCACCTTCGACAACATCAGAAGCCTGCTGAGAGAAGGCAAGACGGAGTCTCAGCCTCAGAACGGACCCGCCTCCGAGTTTCCGTCGGCGGTGCCTCCGGATCTGGTGAGAGTGGTGTCGCTTCCGGCGATCAACGACGAGATCGGAGCTCGGGGCCAGCTGGAGGTTACCGTGGAGGAAGAGGAAACGTCGGACGTTTCCGACAAAGACAAGACTCGAGACAGAGCGCAGCTCGCCGGCCGGCTGTCGCCCTCGGTCGAGATTCACCGACGGTCCAAGGCCGAGGACGAACCCACCAGAGTCTCTATCTCGACGTCGAGAAGCTGCTCGAACAACAGCTGGGGCCGCAACAATGTCTCCAAGGTCGAGGAGACCTCGCACGCGAGGAAATCGCCGAACATCGGCCGCGCGGAACACCGGCCCGCCTCTAAGATCCCGGTGAACCTGCTGATCGAGGAGCAGATCGTGAAGAAAGCTCTGAAGGAGAACCGGCGACAGCTGGAGAAGGTCAGTGACGCCATCAAGGAGATCGAGAGCGTGAAGAACAGCGAGTCCTACTCGGAGAACAAGCGATGGAAGACTGTGGGCGACTGCAGGTCCTCCTCGTCCACCTCCTCGGCTAACATCAAGAGAAACAGTCTGGAGATCGAGCCTGGTGACCGAAAGGCTCTGGAAGGTCTGCCGGAAGCTCGACCGAGGAGAAGACACGACTCCGACATCGATCCGGAGATCTTGAAGAGCGAGATCGAGTTCGAGGCCAGCAGAAGCAATGGGACCGACGTGGTGTACGGGTCCGAGAGGAGATCCAGGCAGAACGGGGTTGTCGAGAGCCATAAGAACGACCAGAAGCAGATCGAGAACGTGATCGACGCCATACTGGAGGACTCGAAGAATCCTGAGTTCCAG GTGAGCGTGGAGGTCCTCGAGTTTCCTCCACTGCCGCCTTCTCCCGTGGAGGAGGCCGACGAGGAGAACTCCGACGTGGGTCAGAGCGCGGTGACCCCGAGGCCGAAGGCTCACAGCAGCAACAGGACGATGGAGTACAGACCCAGGGTGCCCCCTCATCGGGGACCAACAGCCTGCCTCTCCTCCGAGTCCAAGGACCATCAGGCGTCCTTGAACACCAGATCCATGGACGCTGGATACTCCAGAGGCAGAAGAACGCCTGCTACCACCGCCACCTCTAGACGCGAG CAGCAGATACCTGCGGAGCGACGAACCCTTCCAACGGACCTACCAGGGCCCTCTCGACGACGACCGCTGACGAAGCGGCACTCTCCGTCGACCGATCCTTGCTCCAGCTCCTCCGGAAGCGGCAGCAACGGCAATGGGAACGGAATCGTCGGCGGTCCGGCTAATGGGATCGGCAGCTCCATCGGAACCACCGGCCCCATCGCCGGCAACGTCTCAGCAGGGTCTGGAATGCAGACCTCCTGCTCTCTGCCAGAGACTCCGGTGTTCGCCAGGGGCAGCGACGTGCCAAGGACACCTCAGCACGCCGGAAACCCGACGCAGACGCGTCGTCAACCTGGCTGGTACGCTCCGACCACCGCCACCACCGG GTACCGAAGGAACAACCCGGGTCTAGAGCAGGCGATCATCGGGACCGAGCTGCTGCGACTTGCCGGCGGACCGAATCGCGGATGGTACCCGACGAGGAAGGCGAACCAGCCGCGGCCAGCCTCCATCGAGCACCTAGAGAGGCTGAACAACGCGTTCGACGCTAGGCTGACCGGCCCCGGGGACCAACGGAAACCGCTCACTCTGCCGACCAACATCACACCGAACAAATACTTCGGCCAAA GGAACGGAAGCAAGGACGGCAAAGGTGGCAAGGACGCGGCGGCGCCGTGCGGAGGGCCCTACGCCG
- the LOC117226994 gene encoding uncharacterized protein LOC117226994 isoform X2 produces MAWFGTQRWRNPAPEINRYVCSRGDDVQRSIELLDKVLSEYDEHEPEGEDAGGGDGVDQVVGVGGGGGGGGGSGGSDGGGGDGDGGGVRGVGDVGDCGSSTEPSIGLTPDDESPSLGHQSEDDGYMSMNGRKAKMALVALRPVPDCPEPQDPTQGLPAQEFPPPPEEAERIISTLLPMVSPGNSSKRSARSADRRAGMQQWMIAMEDGVRDANGSAVTTQTTLPKTRHQRPYGWKNGASEPFKLTSFGQSPPPSKFASLPFDGKLSFGWIPPRTNPMVAERHREVRRRSSEEEEEEEEEEEEEEEEEDEEEDEEDEEVEEDEEEEEEEERFKRPEREARNHRQSFDGEKDRPSLLRKQRQHEMMKSSSVEDRLLMNHDRRVDQQRDRRRTDSDSSEGRFSRHSESERSSIPRSSSVSVERFSMRAICDSSDFSRANSTSNSNERFHSDFSIAVASAGSNDRVSVPTSDPFSIRNLDFVSFSLPNRADSSERFSAPTSDRCSEERYSDMFSTRNSDFSTRNSTDFRTQSEEERFSDDSLEELLPPPPPPPPLPIGKRHSIAWEVSLEDDPLYAPGSTKVIGRRRRKSSDMSSAGSVSKLRDFDDWQDQRLSTTDDDLISPYSDSSTNELDQIRPRDLTKNGTYVIRRGRKRERKGLPRAPTKTRSLSFENGEETRLSDAKRYSSTFDNIRSLLREGKTESQPQNGPASEFPSAVPPDLVRVVSLPAINDEIGARGQLEVTVEEEETSDVSDKDKTRDRAQLAGRLSPSVEIHRRSKAEDEPTRVSISTSRSCSNNSWGRNNVSKVEETSHARKSPNIGRAEHRPASKIPVNLLIEEQIVKKALKENRRQLEKVSDAIKEIESVKNSESYSENKRWKTVGDCRSSSSTSSANIKRNSLEIEPGDRKALEGLPEARPRRRHDSDIDPEILKSEIEFEASRSNGTDVVYGSERRSRQNGVVESHKNDQKQIENVIDAILEDSKNPEFQVSVEVLEFPPLPPSPVEEADEENSDVGQSAVTPRPKAHSSNRTMEYRPRVPPHRGPTACLSSESKDHQASLNTRSMDAGYSRGRRTPATTATSRREQIPAERRTLPTDLPGPSRRRPLTKRHSPSTDPCSSSSGSGSNGNGNGIVGGPANGIGSSIGTTGPIAGNVSAGSGMQTSCSLPETPVFARGSDVPRTPQHAGNPTQTRRQPGWYAPTTATTGYRRNNPGLEQAIIGTELLRLAGGPNRGWYPTRKANQPRPASIEHLERLNNAFDARLTGPGDQRKPLTLPTNITPNKYFGQSKHSSASSTREALRRVTSLLIKKGNGSKDGKGGKDAAAPCGGPYAAAECGDAPKKKGFFKGFWKRSRHYSLENQ; encoded by the exons AATCAACCGATACGTTTGTTCCAGAGGTGACGATGTGCAACGATCGATCGAGCTGCTGGACAAAGTGCTCTCCGAGTACGACGAGCACGAGCCAGAGGGTGAAGACGCCGGAGGTGGAGACGGTGTCGACCAAGTCGTCGGCGTCGGCGGAGGAGGCGGTGGTGGCGGAGGAAGCGGAGGAAGCGACGGAGGAGGCGGGGACGGAGACGGTGGAGGAGTCAGGGGAGTCGGAGACGTCGGGGATTGTGGAAGCAGCACCGAGCCGAGCATTGGTCTCACACCCGACGACGAGAGTCCGTCCTTAG GACACCAATCCGAGGACGACGGTTACATGAGCATGAATGGCCGGAAAGCGAAAATGGCCCTGGTAGCGCTGCGTCCGGTTCCCGATTGTCCAGAGCCGCAGGATCCCACGCAAGGCTTGCCCGCGCAAGAGTTCCCTCCGCCGCCGGAGGAGGCCGAGAGGATCATTTCTACCTTGTTACCGAT GGTGTCCCCGGGAAACTCCTCGAAGAGAAGCGCCCGTTCCGCCGATCGTCGCGCCGGAATGCAGCAGTGGATGATCGCCATGGAGGACGGCGTTCGAGACGCCAACGGAAGCGCGGTCACCACGCAAACCACGCTA CCTAAAACGCGCCACCAGAGACCGTACGGCTGGAAGAACGGCGCGTCGGAGCCTTTCAAGCTGACGAGCTTCGGCCAGAGCCCTCCGCCGAGCAAGTTCGCCAGCCTGCCGTTCGACGGGAAGCTGTCCTTCGGTTGGATCCCGCCGAGGACGAATCCGATGGTGGCCGAGAGACACCGAGAGGTGCGTCGTCGTTCCtcggaggaggaggaagaggaggaggaggaggaggaggaagaagaggaggaagaggacgaagaggaggacgaggaggacgaggaggtcgaagaggacgaagaggaggaggaggaggaggagcggTTCAAGAGACCGGAGAGAGAGGCTCGGAACCATCGGCAGAGCTTCGACGGGGAGAAAGATCGGCCTTCGCTGCTGCGGAAGCAGCGCCAGCACGAGATGATGAAATCGAGCAGCGTGGAGGATCGGCTGCTGATGAATCACGATCGCAGAGTCGATCAGCAGCGCGACAGGAGGAGAACCGACTCGGACTCCAGCGAGGGCCGCTTCTCCAGACACTCGGAGTCCGAGCGGTCCTCGATCCCTCGGTCCAGCTCCGTCAGCGTCGAGAGGTTCTCGATGCGGGCGATCTGCGACTCGTCCGACTTCTCGAGAGCGAACTCGACCTCGAACTCCAACGAGAGGTTCCACTCGGACTTCTCGATAGCTGTGGCCAGCGCCGGCTCCAACGACCGCGTCTCCGTGCCGACCTCCGACCCCTTCTCCATCCGCAACCTTGACTTCGTCTCGTTCTCCCTGCCCAACCGAGCCGACTCCAGCGAACGTTTCTCCGCGCCGACCTCGGACAGGTGCTCCGAGGAGCGCTACTCGGACATGTTCTCCACCAGGAACTCGGACTTCTCCACCAGGAACTCCACGGACTTTCGGACCCAGTCCGAGGAGGAACGGTTCTCGGACGACTCGCTGGAGGAGCTTCTGCCTCCTCCGCCTCCCCCGCCGCCTCTGCCCATCGGCAAGAGGCACTCCATCGCTTGGGAGGTCTCCCTGGAGGACGACCCGTTGTACGCGCCTGGCAGCACCAAGGTCATCGGCAGGAGACGGCGCAAGAGCAGCGACATGTCCA GCGCCGGATCGGTCTCGAAGCTGCGCGACTTCGACGACTGGCAGGACCAGCGGCTGTCGACGACGGACGACGACCTGATCTCGCCGTACTCGGACTCGTCGACGAACGAGCTGGACCAGATTCGACCTCGTGACCTGACCAAGAACGGCACCTACGTGATCCGCCGTGGCCGGAAAAGGGAGCGGAAGGGACTGCCGAGGGCTCCGACCAAAACCAGGAGCCTGTCCTTCGAGAACGGAGAGGAAACCCGGCTGTCGGACGCGAAACGGTACTCCAGCACCTTCGACAACATCAGAAGCCTGCTGAGAGAAGGCAAGACGGAGTCTCAGCCTCAGAACGGACCCGCCTCCGAGTTTCCGTCGGCGGTGCCTCCGGATCTGGTGAGAGTGGTGTCGCTTCCGGCGATCAACGACGAGATCGGAGCTCGGGGCCAGCTGGAGGTTACCGTGGAGGAAGAGGAAACGTCGGACGTTTCCGACAAAGACAAGACTCGAGACAGAGCGCAGCTCGCCGGCCGGCTGTCGCCCTCGGTCGAGATTCACCGACGGTCCAAGGCCGAGGACGAACCCACCAGAGTCTCTATCTCGACGTCGAGAAGCTGCTCGAACAACAGCTGGGGCCGCAACAATGTCTCCAAGGTCGAGGAGACCTCGCACGCGAGGAAATCGCCGAACATCGGCCGCGCGGAACACCGGCCCGCCTCTAAGATCCCGGTGAACCTGCTGATCGAGGAGCAGATCGTGAAGAAAGCTCTGAAGGAGAACCGGCGACAGCTGGAGAAGGTCAGTGACGCCATCAAGGAGATCGAGAGCGTGAAGAACAGCGAGTCCTACTCGGAGAACAAGCGATGGAAGACTGTGGGCGACTGCAGGTCCTCCTCGTCCACCTCCTCGGCTAACATCAAGAGAAACAGTCTGGAGATCGAGCCTGGTGACCGAAAGGCTCTGGAAGGTCTGCCGGAAGCTCGACCGAGGAGAAGACACGACTCCGACATCGATCCGGAGATCTTGAAGAGCGAGATCGAGTTCGAGGCCAGCAGAAGCAATGGGACCGACGTGGTGTACGGGTCCGAGAGGAGATCCAGGCAGAACGGGGTTGTCGAGAGCCATAAGAACGACCAGAAGCAGATCGAGAACGTGATCGACGCCATACTGGAGGACTCGAAGAATCCTGAGTTCCAG GTGAGCGTGGAGGTCCTCGAGTTTCCTCCACTGCCGCCTTCTCCCGTGGAGGAGGCCGACGAGGAGAACTCCGACGTGGGTCAGAGCGCGGTGACCCCGAGGCCGAAGGCTCACAGCAGCAACAGGACGATGGAGTACAGACCCAGGGTGCCCCCTCATCGGGGACCAACAGCCTGCCTCTCCTCCGAGTCCAAGGACCATCAGGCGTCCTTGAACACCAGATCCATGGACGCTGGATACTCCAGAGGCAGAAGAACGCCTGCTACCACCGCCACCTCTAGACGCGAG CAGATACCTGCGGAGCGACGAACCCTTCCAACGGACCTACCAGGGCCCTCTCGACGACGACCGCTGACGAAGCGGCACTCTCCGTCGACCGATCCTTGCTCCAGCTCCTCCGGAAGCGGCAGCAACGGCAATGGGAACGGAATCGTCGGCGGTCCGGCTAATGGGATCGGCAGCTCCATCGGAACCACCGGCCCCATCGCCGGCAACGTCTCAGCAGGGTCTGGAATGCAGACCTCCTGCTCTCTGCCAGAGACTCCGGTGTTCGCCAGGGGCAGCGACGTGCCAAGGACACCTCAGCACGCCGGAAACCCGACGCAGACGCGTCGTCAACCTGGCTGGTACGCTCCGACCACCGCCACCACCGG GTACCGAAGGAACAACCCGGGTCTAGAGCAGGCGATCATCGGGACCGAGCTGCTGCGACTTGCCGGCGGACCGAATCGCGGATGGTACCCGACGAGGAAGGCGAACCAGCCGCGGCCAGCCTCCATCGAGCACCTAGAGAGGCTGAACAACGCGTTCGACGCTAGGCTGACCGGCCCCGGGGACCAACGGAAACCGCTCACTCTGCCGACCAACATCACACCGAACAAATACTTCGGCCAAAGTAAGCACAGCTCCGCCTCCAGCACTCGCGAGGCGCTACGGAGGGTCACTAGCTTGCTCATCAAGAAAG GGAACGGAAGCAAGGACGGCAAAGGTGGCAAGGACGCGGCGGCGCCGTGCGGAGGGCCCTACGCCG